The region ACTGGAGTACTGGTGATATTGTCACATGTGGCACAAAGGCAATATATAGCCTAAGCCTCTACACAACAAGGCTCCTTAAACTACATTAcatttctttgtctgacctCAGTAACTACAGACCAATGGAACGATCTAATGATCACAGTGTGGCTGAGGGAGGTTCCaacatttaattcatttttttttagaccTTTTTTTAAGATGTGGGAAAGCTGGTGGAGCAGCATCAGGTTTATAATTTGTGGTTTGTACTCCCTTCACTTGTTTAGAATGAGCTTTATGGATTGTTGTTGATTCCATTAAATGGTTAACAAAGCAGGCTGAACAAACCGCATGGACGTTTAAGGAATTTCAGCTGATATTTGGattccatttttaaaaaataagacaGAAACAAGTGCTGATAACGATCAGTTATTAAATAGGTAGCACTGGTTTGTTTCCTCTATGAAGAGTAACGTTGAAGCTTTTCTGTGTTGCCCACTGATTTAGAGCTGGTTAGATCAGAATTGAGTTATATGAACCAGGCCAGTGGGGTGTGTACGAGTGTGAGTGGGTGCTGGTGGGGAGGTGCTGGTTATTCCAGCATTGTggctgttaggaataaccttaaTTATTATGCTCAGAGCTGTTAATCCCATCTATActatagtaaaataaaatataagttctattgtttcccttttgttacaataggataagaatgctcataaacatacagtacaaggataaatggcccaagggttgttatgaatgacctgaagctggggcactgggtttgatagtagagcagctggtataactgggttgattagaaacctacagcacAATTAGATTAaatatggacacccgctactacacaatctaacagatagacaccacaatggtgacacatagtctactgataatcactgagggagggaacatccattgcattagattgccagatataaaactacatgtgaccttctatcgaggctcttcgtcatcctctaacagacggtgacggtccgagacgggagcctcagcactgatctctgtaatcattcctctgcctaatttagattaaaaagagctaaaagttagaaactgtattagagtcgttcatttaagagtctttagatagagtggtgACTGTTTCCGGGGTCCAAGGACCGGTGGAGCTccaaggcgtctgaccgccagcagggtgcggtagctttgGACACCTGCTGAGGTTGGtatagccttcctgttatctataGAAATCTCACtctctgcagcagcagacatGCCTGTTTAACAGCATTTCCTTTCTAGTAGCTTCTTACACCTCTGTGATCGTTCTTCATGAGAGGGCATTCTTGGGAAAgtagaaacaaagaaaaggcACCAGTCTGTAAGTCTTCAGTCCTCATTAACAACCTGatttttcagtttgattacCAGTCAAGCTGTAAGGACTTAGTCTGGGCCAAACTGGATCACCAACAGGACAACggtcccaaacacagcagcaaatctaaaCAAAAAGAATCAAGGTGCTAAAATGGCCCAGGCAAAGTCTAAAGTGATCTGATGGGACCATCAGAGGACTGTGCAGAAACGTCAGTGACAATTCCTCCACAATGTAAGAGAGTCAGAACAAGAGCAGTTTGTTTCTGTAATGGGTGTAGCACACAGGTATAAACGGTCACCATGTTGAGGCCACAGCTCATACACACTGTTACTGTGGGACTACATTCTGCATTTGACCTGATCATTTTATAATCGCATAAACAACTTTGTGTGTTTAATGACAGAGCAGATGCAaattgtaattttaaaatataattctaATTGTGTGAAGGTTATGAATTATTGCTTTTATTACCCTTTCATCATGATGCCTCTGCATTCAGAAGTTGAAGAGAAGCAGTACACACCAAAACATGACATTTGTAACCTAACCTCCTGGAGTCATGCAAACCCACAACATATTAAACTTCATCAAGTGCTTTTATGCTGTCTGCTGCAGCTAGGAGGCATCTTCTATCTACTGACCTTCTCCCACTGTTTGATTCCTATAACACATCAATCCACTCCTGATCCACCTTTTAAACCCCCCGGGAACCTACTCTTGACACAGAAATATAATAGAATTATCCTTTATTGTGCTATTATGGGGAACGTCGGGTGTTCGAGCAGCAAAGGGATGGGCAAATGGACACATGCAGATACCCACAGaggtaaaaaacataaaataataaaaataagaacaagagACCACACAGTTAGGGAAAAAATTGCAGCATAAGTAAaaaatactgtatatttatTAAGTAGTAGTTCATGGAGCAGTGTAGAGTGAACAGGAGCGTTACCAGCACAGCTCCCTGCAGGGCCCCTGTGAAGCAGACTAGCTtgtcagagacacagcccccGTGTCCTCACATGCTGCAGGTGGCCAGTGAGGTCCCAGTATCCACTGGAACAGATAGTGGTCCACTTCTGATAGCTCCAGCTTGTCCCCCAGAAGCCTAGGCTGGATGGTATTAAAAGCACTGGAGAATTCACGTGTCAGTCAGCATATTTAAACTGCTCTTTCTGTAGCCTCTCTGAAGCTGGGTTAGCACTGCCAATTCATTCACTTTGTTGACAAGTGATCTCACATTTCCCATGATGATGGACGTAATGAAGGGCCCAATGACAGTAAAGGTCCAGCCTCTCTTCCTATCAGCAAAGCAGAGCTAACGAGAGCCAATAGCTGGTCCCTAATGTAAACAGGAAGTATAGCCTCTTATGCAGTCCCCGAACACAAATGCTgtcaaataagaaaaaacaaagttttccaCAAAACAGTCTGCTCCATAATGCCTGCAACATGGTGAACAAACAGGAACATATAAAGatagatttaataaaaaaaactctggaAAGAGTGGGAGCTGTCTGGTTGACGTGGCGCCGGCAGTTTATTGTTTACCATCTCTTTGCaaatgctgctgctgtgtgtaGGGACCCACTGAGATCTAAAGTGGACTACTCCATCCTGGTGCTGGTACTGATCGTTGTCAGTGTTTGCACTGTTTAagactagttttttttttccagacagaTCTTTGTAGACACTGTGAGCCCCTCCAACTGTAGGAATAATGCGGAGAGCGATTTCCATTGTGTTCCGGTCCAACTTACGGAGAACTAGCTGAACGATACTCTTTCTCTGCTCCCGCCTCTCATTTGTTTGTGCTGTGGAATGTCAGGAATGCAGAGCGTCAATTGGGAATGTCcccaaagcagcagcagcagtgtgcATGCTGATTTGGTCTAACTAGCAATGCTCTTCATCGGATGGGTTGTGGTCCTTTAGAAGGTCTTTGTTCAGACGATGTTATGTCTGAGCAGGGTTCATTCTGTATGTGGGCAGCACAGACAAGAGAGAGATAAGATCAGTGCTCATTTTCAGGCCGTCTCTGGGGGATGAATTAGAAAGACCTCTGATCTGATGTAGAACAGAGTGCAGATTGAGTACTGTTACTGACTGCTTTGGACCAAATGCTGCAGACATTTAATGATCAGTAGAATTAATGGCTCGAGTGGAATGTGTATTTAGCTGCTTGTTATAGTTTTACAGCTGATCATCATCAAtccaacaataaaaacaacatcattCATTATTTATATCCATCTCAGGTCTAAGTGCACTAATCTTCTTACAGGAGTACCTCCCCAGCCAACAGGACATCCTACTGGCCAGAAAACCCACCAAGGGTATCCACGAGTACAACTTTGAGATTAAGAATGTGCCCTTCAAAATGGTGGACGTCGGCGGCCAGCGCTCTGAGAGGCGACGCTGGTTCGAATGCTTTGACTCGGTCACTTCAATCCTCTTTCTCGTCTCTTCTTCTGAATATGATCAGGTAAGTGTCTTATTTCAATCAAGTTGAAGGCAGGGTATGGAACATTTTAAGTAAGTGCTTGTCATGTTATTTCACAGAATGAGCCAAAACTCAAGTTTTTTTAACGTCTCAGTTTAGTGTCACCTAGTATGATTTTAAGGGTCTGTTTGGATGTCTCAATAATGGCATGAATATAGTTTAATCACAGTTGCTGTAATTCATGAAGAGGggtgattactttttcacatagtgcCAGACTGGTTTGGATAACCTTTTacctgaataaatgaaatctgaatttgaaaactgcttttgtaTTTGTCAGAGGTGTGAACTGAGTCATGTGACTCAGAATTGATTCAATGACTTTAGACTCAACTTGATAAAACCACATAAGACTTGGGACCTGAACTTTTTCACTTAAAAAGACTTTAGCTCTTTAAGCAAACAGAAGGTGTGTTTCAACAGAACTTTACCAGGTGTGTCCTCCTCCTGTTGCTGCAACTAGCTTGCTGTTTTTTACCTGCTTTTCTCCTGCGTCCTAAGATGAGAACGGAGTCTCTGACCGTCCTGTCATCCATCTATCGGGGAGACGTATGCAAAGTGGGAAAAAAGGCAACATGTTGGCTACTATTAAGCACAGCTCTGCATAATAATGTTATGGCACCTTCAGTAAGATTTTGAATGCAGACAGAACCCAGTTTTCCTGGGTCAGTCCTTAATTACAAGCCTGGAGACAGCTGTCAGCGCCTGTATCTATATTAGGTACGGGATGCCAGAACCTTTGGGGCATGGTGTTGGGTGATGGACCCAAGGCAAAGTTCTCCAAGATACAAGAACCCTTGATGTCTTCCCTGAAGTCATAATGGAAGTGATTTTTCTcaatactacaggtccttctcaaaaaattagcatattgtgataaagttcattattttccataatgtcatgatgaaaatttaacattcctatattttagattcattgcacactaactgaaatatttcaggtcttttattgtcttaatacggatgattttggcatacagctcatgaaaacccgaaattcctatctcacaaaattagcatatcattaaaagggtctctaaacgagctatgaacctaatcatctgaatcaacgagttaactctaaacacctgcaaaagattcctgaggcctttaaaactcccagcctggttcatcactcaaaaccccaatcatgggtaagactgccgacctgactgctgtccagaaggccactattgacaccctcaagcaagagggtaagacacagaaagacatttctgaacgaataggctgttcccagagtgctgtatcaaggcacctcagtgggaagtctgtgggaaggaaaaagtgtggcagaaaacgctgcacaacgagaagaggtgaccggaacctgaggaagattgtggagaagggccgattccagaccttgggggacctgcggaagcagtggactgagtctggagtagaaacatccagagccaccgtgcacaggcgtgtgcaggaaatgggctacaggtgccgcattccccaggtcaagccacttttgaaccagaaacagcggcagaagcgcctgacctgaaccccatagagaatctgtgggatattgtgaagagaacgttgagagactcaagacccaacactctggatgagctaaaggccgctatcgaagcatcctgggcctccataagacctcagcagtgccacaggctgattgcctccatgccacgccgcattgaagcagtcatttctgcaaaaggattcccgaccaagtattgagtgcataactgtacatgattatttgaaggttgacgttttttgtattaaaaacacttttcttttattggtcggatgaaatatgctaattttgtgagataggaattttgggttttcatgagctgtatgccaaaatcatccgtattaagacaataaaagacctgaaatatttcagttagtgtgcaatgaatctaaaatatatgaatgttaaattttcatcatgacattatggaaaataatgaactttatcacaatatgctaatattttgagaaggacctgtatgttcaaTATACCCGCCTCTCCATCATGTCCAACAGGTGGGTCGCCCACAGAAAATGAGTTGTCAGCTTGTGGTTCTGATTAGTTTCAAAGGACGGATTAATCACATCTAAACTGGGGGCGGTAATTAAACGGAACCCTTCCTTACATAATTTgattgggattgggtctaacatacaagttgaaggtttagatgaatgTAATGTTTTGAGAAAGCTGAACTGGATCAGAActgtccaaacacagatcaggttctagaGTTTCGTCTAATGCTGTCACTTACTGAAGACAAAGCAATCAATATGACTGCTTTGATCCAACCCATCCCATAgcagctttggctgtatgtttagggtggttgtcctgctggaaggtggacctcCACCTCAGTCCCAAGTCTTCTGAAGTTTCTAGAAGGTTTCCtgccaggattgtcctggatatAGCTCCATCCATATTCCTATCATCTTACCAGCtaccttgtccctgctgaagaaaatcacctccacagcatgatgctgccaccaccatcatgggaattttgagttttagttTTGAAGGCTGTGTTATCTTGTCTCCACATAAAGCTTCTTGCATGTGGGCCAAATAAGTCCACCATGTTTGTTGTCTCCTTCATGCTTTGTGACAAACTGCCAACAGGACTCTTTGTGGCTTTTTCTATACCACGAGTCTTATTGCCAGAAAAAACTGAAGAGCTCTTAtgattttcctttaatttcacTAGGATGCACTACCACTGtgatgtcacataaaattccaatgagacacattgaagtttgtcatGTAATATAATGGGAATAACTTGATAGGTGTGAGAACTTGTTAGCACCTTGTCAGCAGGTGAAAGAGACAAAAGGTCTGTCTGAAAAAGCACAACCTGTGAAAAGAGCCAGATTTGTAGCTGTAACGTCCGTTTTGTGTGTTCCTGTTTCCACTGACATGTTCCATAATGGGTCACATTAGGTCACCGCTGATGAAAGGGTTAGTTGTGGTTGAGAAAATAGCCTTCAGCAGAGCTGATACTCATCATCGCTTTCTATCTTGTTTCCCATTCTGACACTTTCAGGTGCTCATGGAGGACCGGCAGACAAACAGGCTGAGCGAGTCTCTCAACATCTTCGAGACCATCGTCAACAACCGGGTTTTCGGCAACGTCTCCATCATCTTGTTCCTCAACAAGACAGACCTTCTGGAGGAGAAGGTGAAGCAGGTATCCATTAAGGACTACTTCCCTGAGTTCTCAGGAGAACCCAGCAGCCTGGTCGACGTCAAGAGCTTCCTGGTGGAGTGCTTCCGCAGAAAGCGCCGCGATCAGCAGCAGAAGCCGCTCTACTACCACTTCACCACGGCCATCAACACTGACAACATCCGGCTGGTGTTTCGCGACGTCAAGGACACCATCCTGCATGACAACCTCAAGCAGCTGATGCTGCAGTGAGGGAATGGACctggagcaggaggaggaggtggagggtcTAGTTGCAGACAGAACCAGGTATCACAGTGCCTTTATGCCTACAGTATCCTTGGATGTTATCTCCCTCCTCCACTCCTGCTTAGTTTTGAACTCAGACTGTGTATTAAAGCCACCACTACTGCGGCCACCTCCCCACCCTCCACGCCTGCTCTCTGCCTGACTGAGCTTGTTCACTGTGATGTATAACAGCCAGCTGTGGGTAAGAGCTGCAAGCTTCCAGCAGACCTGCTCTGATAGACACCTCCCTACATTTGCCCCAGTATTACCCCCCCTGTGTTGCTCTGATGCTCTGACCAGTGTTAGTCGGGCGGGGGGGTTTGCCTTCTTCAGCAGAGCTTCCTCAGTGTTCATCTTCTCGCCCTCTGAGAGATCACCGATACAGATAGGAATTCACCTGTAGGGTCTAATCATGTATGTTTTCTCTAATCTCTGAACATACTGTATGTACGTATGCACCTTCCTCTTATGTTTTATAGGGGAGAAACGTTACACGTACGTGACTGCTGATGGAATCTGTTACAGTTACTGAAAGTGCTCCTGTTATTCCCAGAGGCCAGCTCATGCAGGGATAACAGTTCCAGTGTATTCTGCCTTCACTCAGGGCTCATTATGAACCACTTCTCTGTGATTTGAAGCCAATCAGAACCACCAGAACCTGACCCTGACATGGGTTTTCTGTGTGTGAGGAGACTTCCTGTGCTTTAAAAGCAGAAGTCCAGCCACGTTCAACCTGGAGCAAATTTCACCACCTGCTGACATTTTCCATTTTCCCTGCATGTCCCACCTGGACGGTGGTCCCTTACCACAGAGAGCTTTGTCTTTCTGTTGTGGCTGTGTGAGCAGTCCCACAGTTGATTAAAGAAGTGTGAATCAGCACCTAAGGTTTTCCATTTTCACActcatttcagtttttcacGTTTGGATTTTAGGTTATTGATTTTCAAGAGAAGCTGGATAATTGTAACAAATTAGAGATGCCCCAGTAAGAGATTggctctgacctgctgattcttATCTTTTATTGAATTACTTACAAATACATACACCAAAGTACTTTTCTACTTTCTAGATACATTAAATATTGCactattttaatataatttctAGTTCCCTGTTTCTTAACCAGCTAACCCTTTCTCTTTTCTGCAGGAACAACTTCTGCACTGAAGAGAGTTGTTAGCATAACCTGTTAGCACTTGGTGTTGTTGGCCACtaatgggggaaaaaaagatttttagttTCCAtccggccaatcagtgaacaaagctgtttgttttgtgcgtCTTCAGGTCAGATTTTCCCAGAATTCCTCCTTAATATTTCATAAatctcaacaaaaaaaaattctaaatacCTTTTAGTAAAATGAGCTGTCTTTGGGGACAATGTCTGCCTCACAACCAGATGTGGACCATTGAATCCACTAACTCCTGTGTGCCATatgtttgttttcctgtgtCCAGATAACACAGTGGGGACAGGTGCTGTGGGAGTGCCAGGAGGGAAACTAACGCTTCGCTCTGTTCACTGTTCAGACCTAAGCTACATGTTGGTCCCTTTGCCGTCTGAGGCAGCTTCTTGCACATAGTCAAGGCCTCAGTTAAAACGGAGGCTTTTCTGACGTTGGTGGAGCTGCAGACGGAGTTTTGGCCAGAATGATGCACAAAGACCATCTGGAAAGACTGAATGTTAAGCTGTCTAGTTgagctgcaggaaaaaaaacgtTCTCCACAGGTTGGGTGGACTTTAAATATTACAGAAGTAAGGATGGAAAGTTTGGTCCAGGTTGAACAGGGTCCTGTACCAAATCTTTCGCTTCACTTCTCAAtcaaacttcttttttttttttttttattgtaaccaCTAAAATGTTGCGGATCATAGTAAAATGATGCTGTGGCCAGGTATTTCTTTGCTGTcttaaatcatttaaatgttcTGAATGGTACTGGTACCTGACCCTCTTCCACACACCCTGACTTCCAAACAAAAAGGAGGGCTGCTGCCTGTGTGTTGCTGCGGGGGCTCCCCCTGCAGGTACTTTCTGTAgttgtgtaaaataaatgaacagttGGCGTTCTGGTAGCCTTAATGTGTCTCACACAACAAAGTGGACTACAATACATGTCCTCACAGGCTTCCCTGGTCCAGGAGCTGCAGCATCGATGCTGTTTAAAGCCCAAAACGCTCCTGTAGAGTCACATTTGATTTACATCCCAGTTTGGCCCAAACCGACAAGTTGTTCTCATCATGTTCCTCATTCCTCCAGCCTGAGTCCAGTTTTACTACCCTAAAATATTGCAATAAGGCAATTCGTGTGATTCCTCCCATTCAAGTGAAATGTGTGGATGCTTTACGGTGTTGGCATCTGTAAATCCACAGCCTGTTTAATAGCCGGGGCTGATACTGTTATCGGACTCTTTCATCTCTTGTGGAAATTGTTGCTCTGTTGTTTTTCCCATGTTCCTATGTTCTCCAACAGGTACATGAAGGTTCTTGTCCGCTCATTGGTGTTGTTGGGAGGGGAGGGGAGGGCgggttgatgtttttatttatgacaGTTATGACATTTATGATCACTAAGCTGTTTGTAGAGAGGCAGAAGCGCTTTTTTAAGTGTTCCTCACAAGTTAAaagctgatgatgatgattttcTCCATCCTtgaatcaaaaacattttgggtCGTCCTTCAGAGAGATTCACCAATCAGAATATTCCTGCcaatttttgtaaagttttgacCTGCAGATCAcgatttttgttgttgttgttattttctGATACCACTTTCAAAGGGCTGATGTCACACAGTGTGAGAGAGTAATCACTGTAAAATAGgcttttaaaagaaagacagaaaaatcaGAATTCATGTTTTAAAGCATCTTATAGTAGCGATTACTGGAGTTAGCATTACAAACCCCGCAAGATCCATACCTTAACTCTTAAAAATCCACAGGGAGGCTGAAAGTTCACAAGTATTACAAAACGATCAACTTTACTGTGCTCCATTCAGCCTTATTGTCATCTGCTGAGGCCTTGCTCTCTCTCACATCCTGATTTATCTGCAGACatgtagaaaatacagtttcattTAGTGTAGCTTCATCTCACCTTATTCTTACAGATACTGAAAACTGCTAACTTTTAGTCTCCTTTACCCAGaaacaacttccacactgaagagtgttgtcaGTATTACTTGGTAGTGCTTAAAATGGGCGATTTCACCGATCTGGAAGAGATCATTGGTTGATTGAGCTGGAAATTCTCCAGTTCCAGCTGGTTTCTCTGCACATCTCTAATTCTTTAACTGATAGAAACTTTGTACTGATGATCAGTAGTTTAATCTTGAGAGGTCAGGTTGGGATCTAGAAGTGAAGGAGTCTGAGTAAAGCTTAAAGGGCGGTTTGTGGCAAGTGTTTTGATATCACCTCGGTGAGTGAAAGAAGCTGCAGGTTGATGGACTTTGGCCTGATCCCCTTGAACACATCATGCTGCTCCACTGCTGTCTGAGTCATGATCTGTTCAGTCTTTAGGATGGAGTATTAATGTTTTAGATTAGAAGGCTTTTAATTCCGTTTGCAGCTGACTACTACTCATCTGTAGTTTAGGCTTAAAGACCTTGGTGGGACGCTGAATGTCCGCTATGGACATCAGCAAGGAGCAGTTAGATGAAGCTGCTTTCATTGGTATTTAAAAGGAGCAGGCTGACCAATTGCTGAATTGTGTCAGTGTTGCAGTGccagaaaggaaaggaaagttgTCAGTccaccagtgtgtgtgtgtgtgtgtgtgtgtggatgaagCAGTGCTCTGTtttcacacagacagacactcTGTGTCCAATCTGCTGCTCAGTCAGTACAGACGAGTCTTCTTTGTTCAGACGTGAACCGGTCTGTCTCATAGTCACTTCAGACCAAAGGGGAGCTTCTATGTTGGCGCTGTGAGGTCTTCTGGTGTTAGACGGCCTCTGGTGACGCTCACCAAGCCTGCTTCGTTCCTGCAGATGCTGTGTTGTCACGGTGCAGGAGGAGCCGGTGTGCGTTTTTTCAGACATATGTGCAGTGTAGGCATTTCTCAGTGCAATGAAACAAAGCATGGGAATTCACCGGGGAATGAAACTTAGAAGGCACGGAGCACTGCAAATCTGTTATGCAAATCTGGGTTTCATGGCATCTGAATGCAGTGACACGATCGGCTGAAACCGCATGAAAACTGTCCACGTTCAGTTTAAAGCTTGTCTGGGAACAGCAGGTTTAACTGACGCATGTTAAACATGTATACACCAGAGGAGGCTCTCAGTATAGTTGTCTCTAAAACCACCTGTTCTGATGGCACTGAGACTACATCCTTTTCAGGGTGGCGGGTTCTTTCCCTTTAAAAGTGTTGGAAAGATTTTTTGAAGTGGGTTTTTGTTGGAGGTTAATATCTTTCCTGCAGTAGATACTCATGGTATCTTTGTTGGTTCTAGAGGCTGAGGCTAACGGCTACTCTGAGATGGATCAAGGCCAAGGTGGACTTCTACTGAGTTAAAACAACTTTCATCTAAAAAAGATCAAAGTGGTTTGGGTTAACGGGTCACTTTTCATTGGGAGGTTGTTTACATAGCAACTGATGCCCATTTACACAGGAAGTTGAGTTCAGAGGTGATGCACCACCAATGAGCTTCAAGTGTGAAACACCACCTGAAAACAGAACGTTTTAACCATTAGCTAATATAAAATTAAGGCAAAGTAAAAGGTAATAAAATAGtataatatttttgcttttaataccgttttacttttatttctcaGTTACTCTGACCAGAAACACTTTGTATGTTCCATTTCTAGGAaggtgtttcacacaggaaggtcATTGATGACGCACCTCCTCCAACCTCAATTTATCTCAGTAAAAATGTCTTCTGTGTGCGTAACCTCCCAGTGTAAAATTGCGACCGATTGAAGGATCTAAAAGGAGCGTCAGCTTAAACCACTTTCATCAATTTTCGATTGGACTAATTTTAGATCAGTAGGACCAACTAATGTGGGGTCACACAATATGAAGACTCACTGATCTATGTACCAAAGCTGAGATGTCAGCTGCTCCGTTCAACAGAAGCTTGTCTTGGAAATTTTGAACTATCCTAAATAAGGGACCAGATGCTAGTTAATTTAAAAGTCATGTGGTGCTGGTTTGGATCAGCAGATTTCACAGAACATCTCAGATGTGGGACAGGACAATCTCATGCTGATAGTTGGGACTTATCTGCTCTGTTAGTCTGAGTGGAAGATGAATGAGGAAGGCAGCTTGAACACTTACTGATATAGATTTTTATTATCTTGTGAGGACATGGATGGTACCTTTTCTTGCTGTTCTGACTTAGCAACCTATATAATAACTTATTATTCTGTC is a window of Girardinichthys multiradiatus isolate DD_20200921_A chromosome Y, DD_fGirMul_XY1, whole genome shotgun sequence DNA encoding:
- the LOC124864591 gene encoding guanine nucleotide-binding protein subunit alpha-13-like is translated as MADFLPSRSLLSLCFPNCFLTSREAEQLRKSKEIDRCLSREKTYVKRLVKILLLGAGESGKSTFLKQMRIIHGEDFDWKAKEEFRATIFSNVIKGIRVLVDAREKLHIPWGDPSNKQHGDNMMAFDTRAAMAHGHGMVQTNVFQHYLPSIRALWADQGIQNAYDRRREFQLGESVKYFLDNLEKLGQLEYLPSQQDILLARKPTKGIHEYNFEIKNVPFKMVDVGGQRSERRRWFECFDSVTSILFLVSSSEYDQVLMEDRQTNRLSESLNIFETIVNNRVFGNVSIILFLNKTDLLEEKVKQVSIKDYFPEFSGEPSSLVDVKSFLVECFRRKRRDQQQKPLYYHFTTAINTDNIRLVFRDVKDTILHDNLKQLMLQ